In Notamacropus eugenii isolate mMacEug1 chromosome 1, mMacEug1.pri_v2, whole genome shotgun sequence, one genomic interval encodes:
- the LOC140519762 gene encoding uncharacterized protein isoform X2, translating into MRQCQLARDKTATRPSPAPASPYLVWSMSGPEPATPGRPGPLLCPPPKRPVVPAVQEAGNAKASLDWGLPGRLVEGGESSRGKGQETAFRGIRGDGLQEISSQNPGPGHLPVGREPEGEEADEEASASMQRKPHHPPSGPGKLHAGSWKHWGVPQAFRMILPAFRQSRSRSLRREYTSGREKPGRPDRDLEKLQWTETRSLEVLQHQKSPKPLKPSHWPSTWPWYGVVTECHRTWKQGSLGFESFLKHL; encoded by the exons ATGAGACAATGCCAGCTGGCAAGAGACAAGACAGCCACAAGGCCTTCCCCAGCCCCAGCCAGTCCATACCTTGTGTGGTCAATGTCAGGCCCTGAGCCAGCCACCCCAGGGCGCCCTGGTCCCCTGCTCTGCCCTCCTCCCAAGAGGCCAGTCGTTCCAGCTGTTCAGGAAGCAGGAAATGCCAAAGCCTCCCTGGACTGGGGGCTCCCAGGCCGTcttgtggagggaggagagagctcTAGGGGAAAAGGTCAGGAGACTGCATTCAGGGGCATCAGAGGAGATGGGCTTCAGGAAATCTCCAGCCAGAACCCAGGACCAGGACACCTGCCTGTCGGGAGAGAGCCAGAGGGAGAGGAAGCTGATGAAGAGGCTTCCGCCTCTATGCAAAGGAA GCCTCATCATCCTCCTTCAGGCCCAGGGAAGCTACATGCAGGTTCGTGGAAGCACTGGGGGGTCCCTCAGGCCTTTCGGATGATCCTGCCAGCCTTCCGCCAGTCCCGCAGCCGCTCCCTGCGCAGAGAATACACCAGCGGCCGAGAGAAACCAGGTCGACCTGACCGAGACCTAGAAAAGCTGCAGTGGACAGAGACCCGGTCACTGGAGGTCCTCCAGCACCAAAAATCCCCAAAGCCTTTAAAGCCAAGCCATTGGCCTTCCACCTGGCCTTGGTATGGTGTAGTGACAGAATGTCATCGGACTTGGAAACAAGGAAGTTTggggtttgaatccttcctcaagCATTTATAA
- the TOR4A gene encoding torsin-4A yields MEGGQPSPRPAQVLSGGMVSSPVRAVIRLRRKFRILRKSRMRSNLPGESSLALTPSPSRLLQRQISLDRAKLSSTPVSHLPHRMNFEKPQYFTFEAPVESSFRRKKKRRKSRVVLYPESSRKYLPTEQKSKAKRCLLLLVAIVFIQILNAIENLDDNLQKYDLDGLEKALQRGVFGQKAAMDSIMELLRDYLATHIHSQPLVISFNGPSGVGKSHVGRLLAKHFRSVMEGDFVLQYYVMHHCPDHQEGLVCQQDLSERITDMVTRAEVEEKIPVFILDEVEFMSPGLLDTLHSFLQPRQSNEFLNAIYVLISSIGSSEVTRFVLHTVSSKLTPQHCREELSQSLHTLLANTHPLWETAEVVPFVLLQKWDIMNCFLDEMVGEGFYPDQSHIESLAGQLSYYNTTGGEFAVTGCKQVVAKVNLL; encoded by the coding sequence ATGGAAGGAGGTCAGCCAAGCCCCCGACCTGCCCAGGTTCTCTCAGGAGGCATGGTCTCCTCACCCGTGAGAGCTGTCATTCGCCTGCGTCGGAAATTCCGGATCTTACGCAAGAGCCGCATGAGATCCAACCTCCCTGGGGAGTCATCTCTTGCTCTGACCCCATCCCCATCGAGGCTGCTTCAGAGACAGATCTCCCTAGACCGGGCCAAGCTGAGCAGCACCCCTGTGTCCCACCTCCCCCACCGCATGAACTTTGAGAAGCCCCAGTATTTCACCTTTGAGGCCCCTGTGGAATCGTCCTTCCGGAGGAAGAAGAAGCGCCGAAAATCCCGGGTCGTGTTGTACCCGGAGAGTTCTCGGAAGTACCTCCCCACCGAGCAGAAGAGCAAGGCCAAGCGCTGCCTGCTTCTGCTGGTGGCCATTGTCTTCATTCAGATTCTCAATGCCATCGAGAACCTTGATGACAACCTGCAGAAATATGACCTAGATGGGCTAGAGAAAGCCCTGCAGCGGGGCGTGTTTGGCCAGAAGGCCGCCATGGACAGCATCATGGAACTGTTGCGGGATTATTTGGCCACACACATTCACAGCCAGCCACTGGTCATCTCATTCAATGGCCCAAGTGGAGTGGGCAAGAGCCACGTGGGCCGGCTGCTGGCAAAGCACTTCCGTTCAGTGATGGAGGGAGATTTTGTGTTGCAGTACTATGTGATGCATCACTGTCCAGACCATCAGGAGGGCCTTGTCTGCCAACAGGACTTGTCTGAGAGGATCACCGACATGGTGACCCGggcagaggtggaagaaaagattCCTGTGTTCATCCTAGATGAGGTAGAGTTCATGTCTCCAGGCCTGCTGGACACTCTGCACAGCTTCCTCCAGCCTCGGCAATCCAATGAGTTCCTCAATGCCATCTATGTGCTCATCAGCAGCATTGGCAGCAGCGAGGTCACACGCTTTGTTCTACACACCGTCTCCAGCAAGCTAACCCCACAGCACTGCAGGGAGGAGCTCAGCCAGTCTCTCCACACCCTCCTGGCAAACACCCACCCACTCTGGGAGACTGCTGAGGTGGTCCCCTTTGTCCTGCTACAGAAGTGGGACATCATGAACTGCTTCCTGGATGAGATGGTGGGGGAAGGCTTCTATCCAGACCAGAGCCACATCGAGAGCCTGGCTGGGCAGCTCAGTTATTACAACACCACAGGAGGAGAGTTTGCTGTCACAGGCTGCAAGCAGGTGGTGGCCAAGGTCAACCTACTATAG